The following coding sequences lie in one Fimbriimonadaceae bacterium genomic window:
- a CDS encoding type II toxin-antitoxin system Phd/YefM family antitoxin, with product MIKATAVDSLTNFQKNSKAFVGKLEASKEPLVLTVNGKAKLVVQDAEAYQTLLDKVQATEDLEAIRQGLKESLEGKGRPAEEFFAEFEAKNEL from the coding sequence ATGATTAAAGCCACAGCCGTTGATTCATTGACCAATTTCCAGAAGAACTCGAAAGCATTCGTCGGGAAGCTTGAGGCAAGCAAAGAGCCTCTCGTCCTGACTGTGAACGGCAAGGCTAAGCTTGTTGTGCAGGATGCCGAGGCTTATCAGACTCTGTTGGACAAAGTGCAGGCCACTGAAGATCTGGAAGCGATTCGACAAGGCCTAAAGGAATCGCTCGAAGGCAAAGGACGACCTGCCGAGGAATTCTTCGCCGAGTTTGAAGCCAAAAATGAGCTATAA
- a CDS encoding type II toxin-antitoxin system RelE/ParE family toxin, whose amino-acid sequence MSYKIILQPSAEVGIIEAHDYIAERAPEAADKWVRRLRMEIGTLSEMPGRCSVAPESIKLGFDLRHLLFGKRSGVYRVIFRILETEKEVHVLSVRHGARKPLEPDDLT is encoded by the coding sequence ATGAGCTATAAGATCATTCTTCAGCCGAGTGCGGAAGTCGGAATCATTGAAGCACATGACTACATTGCAGAGCGGGCCCCGGAAGCCGCTGATAAGTGGGTTCGTAGACTTCGTATGGAGATTGGCACCTTGTCTGAGATGCCTGGGCGGTGTTCGGTCGCCCCTGAATCGATCAAACTAGGATTTGATCTTCGCCACTTACTATTTGGAAAGCGATCCGGCGTCTACAGAGTAATTTTTAGAATCCTAGAGACCGAGAAAGAAGTTCATGTTTTAAGCGTCCGGCACGGTGCTCGAAAACCATTAGAGCCAGACGATTTGACCTAA
- a CDS encoding alpha-ketoacid dehydrogenase subunit beta has protein sequence MATLTYREALRQAIIEEMDRDENVFIMGEDIGAYKGTFRVTEGLFDRYCIQPKDWLLEPPHPEIQDGVGRRVIDTPITEPGIVGMAIGASMTGLRPIVEMMTMSFSILAMDQMINHAAKIHYMTGGQVTVPMVLRGPGGAANQLSAQHSHSLEGWYAHVPGLKVVAPATALDAYGMFKTAVRDNNPVVFTENPGVYGLKGEIPEDGDFTIPFGKANVVKEGKDLSLVCYSRMVHVCLRVAEQLEKDGIDAEVVDVRSLLPLDTETIYNSVRKTHRAVVVYEDWKSGGFGAEIASRISEDCFDDLDAPVGRVGGLNVPMPYARVLELECIPNEEDVLAAVRKLG, from the coding sequence ATGGCTACGTTGACTTACCGAGAGGCTTTGCGTCAGGCGATCATTGAGGAGATGGATCGCGACGAGAATGTCTTCATCATGGGTGAGGACATCGGCGCCTACAAAGGCACCTTCCGAGTGACGGAAGGGCTTTTCGACCGATATTGCATCCAGCCCAAAGACTGGCTGCTGGAGCCCCCGCATCCTGAGATTCAGGATGGCGTGGGCCGCCGAGTGATCGACACACCCATCACTGAGCCGGGAATCGTCGGCATGGCGATCGGCGCGTCGATGACGGGTCTGCGACCGATCGTCGAGATGATGACGATGTCGTTTTCGATCTTGGCGATGGACCAGATGATTAACCACGCCGCCAAGATTCACTACATGACGGGCGGACAGGTGACCGTTCCTATGGTCCTGCGCGGACCGGGCGGCGCAGCCAACCAGCTTTCTGCTCAGCACAGCCATTCGCTTGAGGGGTGGTACGCCCACGTTCCCGGCCTGAAGGTCGTCGCTCCTGCGACCGCGCTGGACGCCTATGGCATGTTCAAGACGGCGGTACGCGACAACAACCCGGTCGTCTTTACCGAGAACCCCGGCGTCTACGGCCTGAAGGGCGAGATTCCCGAAGACGGCGATTTCACGATCCCATTCGGCAAGGCCAACGTCGTGAAGGAAGGGAAGGACCTGTCTTTGGTCTGCTACAGCCGTATGGTTCACGTCTGCCTTCGGGTTGCGGAACAGTTGGAGAAGGACGGTATCGACGCCGAAGTTGTGGACGTTCGCTCTCTGCTTCCGCTCGACACTGAGACCATCTACAACTCGGTCCGCAAGACACACCGTGCTGTGGTCGTCTATGAAGACTGGAAGAGCGGTGGTTTTGGGGCGGAGATTGCTTCTCGTATCAGTGAAGACTGCTTTGACGATTTGGATGCTCCGGTTGGGCGTGTGGGCGGGCTGAATGTGCCGATGCCCTATGCGCGCGTGCTGGAGCTCGAGTGCATCCCGAACGAAGAGGATGTGCTCGCGGCGGTTCGAAAGTTAGGCTAA
- a CDS encoding DUF302 domain-containing protein, with product MKNLLLGVCLTVLAFTGFSAFAKEPEAQQYKLEMTVESSLPFDQTIEALKMAGAAEKYGFQGLHPLSDILATKGFPREKLYILEICNPKSASDSLKNDVMTGLMMPCPIMIWMKGDKVMVTTFDTRAMAKMYRGKDMASIGDKVYKDLRLILSAVAK from the coding sequence ATGAAGAACTTGCTTCTCGGCGTTTGTCTAACAGTTCTTGCCTTTACCGGCTTCTCTGCCTTCGCTAAGGAACCAGAGGCTCAACAATACAAACTTGAGATGACTGTAGAGTCCTCGCTGCCTTTCGACCAAACAATCGAGGCTCTCAAAATGGCTGGAGCGGCTGAGAAGTACGGCTTTCAAGGGCTTCATCCGCTGTCGGACATCTTGGCAACGAAAGGCTTCCCTCGCGAAAAGCTATACATCCTCGAGATTTGCAACCCGAAGTCGGCATCAGATTCATTGAAGAACGATGTCATGACGGGCTTGATGATGCCGTGCCCGATCATGATCTGGATGAAAGGCGATAAAGTCATGGTCACCACTTTTGATACACGAGCGATGGCCAAGATGTATAGAGGAAAAGACATGGCTTCCATCGGCGATAAAGTGTACAAAGACCTGAGGCTCATCCTTTCCGCGGTCGCAAAGTAA